The genomic region ACCGAACCACAGGCGAAAAACGCTGGTCCGCATGGTCCGCCAAAGGACAGACCGACCGACAATCCCGCTACTACGGTCCCGCCGACTCTCCCCTCGTCGCTATCGACAACAACCTCTTCGTCACCGACCGAGGCTACGTCCTCGGACAGTTCAACCTCGACGGCGACTTCATCCGCACCCTCGACACCAACATCAGCGCCATCTCACCCAGCCAGGACGGCCCCGCCTTCTACGCCCGGGCCGTCGATAACCGACTCATCAAGTTCAACGCCCAAGGCGACAAACTCTGGGAAGTCCCCGTCCCCACCGGACGCCTCCCCACACCACCCACCCAACGCGGCAACATCGTCGCCATCACCTCCAACGACGGTCTGCTCTCCATCCTCAGCGCCTCAGACGGCTCCCTCATCAACCAGATCCGCGTCAGCCCCGGAACCTACGTCCAGGCCGCCCCCGCCATCGACGCCCAGGGTCGCATCCACGTCGTCGACCTCGACGGCGTCCTCTCCCGAATCCAACACCACCAACAACACTGATCACACACTCATCGCGCGAATCCACCTTCACGATCGGCTCGCTTGGCCAATACGATCTCCAAGCCACACTGCGCACAGATAATCACAATCGATACTTATTTTACATTGACGGGGGATAATCCGAGAATTATGCTCAAATATCACCCATGGAACCCCTCCTCGAACACCTGACCATCACCCCCCAATCCTCCTTCCGGCTCTACACCCGAGTCGATGAAGAGTTCGCCTTCGAGTGGCACCACCACCCCGAATACGAACTCACTCTCATCGTCGAAGGCCACGGCCGCCGCTTCGCCGGCGACGCCATCACCGGCTACCAGCCCGGCGACCTCGTCCTCCTCGGCCCCTACCTCCCCCACACCTGGCACTCCGACGAAACCTCCCGCGACAACACCGCCATCGTCATCCACTTCACCCCCGAATGGCTCAAAGCCGCCACCGCCAGCTGGCCCGAGATGCAGGTCCTCCACCGCATGCTCCGATCCGCCACACACGGGCTCTCTTTCCAAGGCGACCACGCCGAACAAGCCTCCGGTTTCCTCCGCAGGATCTCAAGCCGCTCCGGCCTCAGCCGCCTCGCCCTCCTCCTCGAAGTCCTCCAGGAACTCAGCGCAGACGCTAGCGCAAGACCCATCGCCTCGCCCGGCTACCGAACCTCCTCACGACCCATCGACCCACGCATCGACCGCATCTGCCGACACGTCAACGACCACATCCACGAAGACCTCACCCAAAGCGACATGGCCCTCATGATCCGCATGAAGCCCACCAGCTTCTCCAGACTCTTCAAACGAGCCATGGGAAAAACCTTCATCGAATACATCCACGAACTCCGCATCGCCAACGCCTGCCGCGCGCTCATCGAATCCGATGACCCCATCACCGACGTCTGCTTCCGCGCCGGATTCAACAACGTCTCCAACTTCAACCGCGTCTTCCGACGAGTCGTTGGCGTCAGCCCCCGCACCTACCGCAGACAGTTCCACAACCCCGCCGAACAATAAAACCCCGCCTGAACATCAAGGGATATCACATGACCACCGCAACCGACACACCGCCAGCCATCCTCGCCGAACTCGACCAGCCCTTCGACCTCAAACCGCAAACCATCGACCGCTTCCGCAAGTACGGCTACGCCAAGATCCCTGGCGTCCTGTCTCCCCAACTCCTCCAACACTTCCGCAAACCCATCAACGACGTCGTCCACGCCAACAACAAACTCGCCGGCGTCCCCATGGAACAACGCGACACCTACGCCAAAGCCTTCATCCAGGTCATCAACCTCTGGGAAAAACAAGACGAAGTCAGAAAACTCACGCTCAGCAAACGACTCGGACAGATCGCTGCCCAACTACTCGAAGTACAGGGCGTCCGCCTCTACCACGACCAGGCCCTCTACAAAGAACCCTCAGGCGGAATCACCCCCTGGCACGTCGACCAGTACTACTGGCCACTCGCCACCGACCGTACCGTCACCGCATGGATCCCCCTCGTCGAGGTCCCCATCGAAATGGGCCCCCTAACCTTCGCCGCCGGAAGCCAGCAACTCGACTTCGGCCGCGACCAGGCCATCTCCGATGACTCGGAAAAACTCCTTCGTGACAAAATCGAAGCCGAAGCCTTCCCCATCGAAGCCTCCGCCTTCGCCCTCGGCGAAGTCTCCTTCCACCTCGGATGGCTCGCCCACCGCGCCGGACCCAACCGCTCCAACAACGCCCGCGACGTCATGACCATCATCTACATGGACCGCGACATGAAACTCGCCGAACCCAAAAACGACAACCAGATCAACGACCGCGATGCCTTCTGCCCAAACACCCAACCCGGCCAGATCATCAACACACCCAAAAACCCCATCATCTACGAACCGGCATAAATATACTCTCTATAAAAAACGAGCCGCGTGCGGAAAGCTCTGCGTAGCCTCGGCGAAGCAGAGAGCCCGGGCTGCTCGCTCACCACCAACCAACAACCCAAGCGTGTCACGAGCCGCAGGCGCAAGCCTGCCGGGCCCATCCCCTCGCAAGGCAACAGCCATCAGACCACCCACAAGCGCCCGATCGGCCCCGTCACCGGTTCTCATCACACAGGCCCCGACAACACCATCACAACCCAATAACCCCAACCAACGCCTCCTTCGCCTCCCGACACACCCGCACCAACCCCGGGTCCGCCAACTCCTCAGCACTCAGCCGCTCTGGATAAAACCGCTCCGCCCAATTACACAGCGCCGCGTACCGCTCCTCCGTCAACCACAGCCCCGCCGGGATCGCCGCCCGCTGCGCCGCATCCATCACCACTCTAAGCCGCAGACACGCCGGTCCCCCGCCATTACGCATCGACTGATGCAGATCAAAAAACAGCACTTCATCCACCACACCATCACGCTTCCAATCCTCAAGCAACCCGCCAACACACTCAACCCGCTGACACTGCTCCGGACACACCATCACCCGCCGCCCATCACCCGCCGTCAGCAACTGACTGTTGAACAGATACGACCGCACCGCATCCTCGAGACTCACCCGCTCCGCCGCCACCTCCACCACCCGCAGCGTCCCCCGCCCAAGCCCCTCGTAGCACCTCCGAATCCGGTCCAGCGTCGCCGCCTGACCCACATAAGCCAGCTCGTGCACCAGCAGCAGGTCCCGATCCCCCACCGCGATCACATCGTTGTGAAACACGCCACCATCAATCGCCACTGGCGACTGCTGCACCATCACCACACCCTCCGGATCCAGCCCATGCCGCCGCGCCACCGCCTCCGAGGCCGACCGCATCTGCCGCGCATTAAACGTTCTCGGCTCAACCCCACCCGCCACCGACCCCCTCGGCCCCTCCGCCCCGTACACAAAAACCTCGATCCCCGTCTCGCCATGCTCCGCCGCCAGCCGCGTGTGGTTCGCCGCCCCTTCATCCGACAACGCCGCTGGCAACGGATCATGCACCGCAAACAACGCCTCATCCGCAAACACCCGCCTCAGCATCCGCGTCGTCAACCCCGCCTCGATCGACCGATGCAGCGCACTCGACAGATTCGCCGCCGACACATGCAACCGCCCATCCGCCGTGTCCGCCGAAGGACTCACCGTCCCCGCGTTCGCCGTCCACATCGCCGACGAACTCCACGCCGCCGCCAGCAAACCCGGCGCCTCCTGCTGCGCCTTCCACAGCACCGCCGCATCATCACCCGAAAACCCCACACTCCGAAGCAACCCCAGGTCCGGCCTCAACTGAGGCGGAAACACCGCCTGCGCCACCCCCAGCCCCGCCACAGCCCGCGCCTTCGCCAACCCCTGCAACACCGCCGCCCTCGGCTCCGACACCAACCCCCGATTCCCCCGCGAAGCCAGATTCCCCGGACCCAAACCCGCGTAGTTGTGACTCGGACCCACCAACCCATCAAACTGAACCTCCGCCGCCCCACTCACCCATTCACCTCGATCCCCGGCAGCGGCTTC from Phycisphaeraceae bacterium harbors:
- a CDS encoding AraC family transcriptional regulator — encoded protein: MEPLLEHLTITPQSSFRLYTRVDEEFAFEWHHHPEYELTLIVEGHGRRFAGDAITGYQPGDLVLLGPYLPHTWHSDETSRDNTAIVIHFTPEWLKAATASWPEMQVLHRMLRSATHGLSFQGDHAEQASGFLRRISSRSGLSRLALLLEVLQELSADASARPIASPGYRTSSRPIDPRIDRICRHVNDHIHEDLTQSDMALMIRMKPTSFSRLFKRAMGKTFIEYIHELRIANACRALIESDDPITDVCFRAGFNNVSNFNRVFRRVVGVSPRTYRRQFHNPAEQ
- a CDS encoding phytanoyl-CoA dioxygenase family protein; amino-acid sequence: MTTATDTPPAILAELDQPFDLKPQTIDRFRKYGYAKIPGVLSPQLLQHFRKPINDVVHANNKLAGVPMEQRDTYAKAFIQVINLWEKQDEVRKLTLSKRLGQIAAQLLEVQGVRLYHDQALYKEPSGGITPWHVDQYYWPLATDRTVTAWIPLVEVPIEMGPLTFAAGSQQLDFGRDQAISDDSEKLLRDKIEAEAFPIEASAFALGEVSFHLGWLAHRAGPNRSNNARDVMTIIYMDRDMKLAEPKNDNQINDRDAFCPNTQPGQIINTPKNPIIYEPA
- a CDS encoding N-succinylarginine dihydrolase; translated protein: MSGAAEVQFDGLVGPSHNYAGLGPGNLASRGNRGLVSEPRAAVLQGLAKARAVAGLGVAQAVFPPQLRPDLGLLRSVGFSGDDAAVLWKAQQEAPGLLAAAWSSSAMWTANAGTVSPSADTADGRLHVSAANLSSALHRSIEAGLTTRMLRRVFADEALFAVHDPLPAALSDEGAANHTRLAAEHGETGIEVFVYGAEGPRGSVAGGVEPRTFNARQMRSASEAVARRHGLDPEGVVMVQQSPVAIDGGVFHNDVIAVGDRDLLLVHELAYVGQAATLDRIRRCYEGLGRGTLRVVEVAAERVSLEDAVRSYLFNSQLLTAGDGRRVMVCPEQCQRVECVGGLLEDWKRDGVVDEVLFFDLHQSMRNGGGPACLRLRVVMDAAQRAAIPAGLWLTEERYAALCNWAERFYPERLSAEELADPGLVRVCREAKEALVGVIGL